CGTGGTTGAACGCGTCGGTCTTCATCGATTTGATGATCGTCAGATCGTCAGCAACCTTCGCCGTGTGCGGCAGCAGCTCCGAGATCTCCGCTCCCGACTGGCCATGCTTTGCGAACTTGAACTTCGGCCCCAGCAGCTTCGAATTCGGATTGATGAACGCCGCCCGATAACCTTCCAACAATTCCGCCGGCGGCAACTGGCCATCGAACTTCGCCAATTCGGGCTTGTTGTCGAACAGCTCAAACTGGCTCGGCGCCCCCGCCATAAACAGTAAGATGACGTTTTTCACTTTGCCCGGAAAATGAGGCTTCTTCACAGCCATCGGATCATCCGCCGTAGACGCCGCCGATTCGTTGATCAGACTCGCCAAGGCGATCGATCCAAGCCCGACGCCACAATCTTGCATGAACCAGCGTCGCGAGATGGGATTTGTTGTCATCGATTGGGATTCACAAAAAGGGAGGCGTTCAGGAGAGCTTCAGTCAACGGAGTTCAGGGAATCACAGTCACTGCAAAACGTCACTCTTTGGTCATCGTTTCGTCGAGACTCAGCAGCACGCGGGAAACCAAAGTCCAAGCAGCCAGCTGGTCGACGTCGTCCGAAGCCGCTTCGGGCGATTGAACGATCTTGGCAGCATCGACTTCGTCGCTCGCAATCCGTTGACGCTGCTTGTCCAACAAGTTTTGCAACGTTTGCAATTCGTTGGTAGTCGGCTGACGCGCCACACAGGTCCGGAAAGCAAACCGCAATCGGCTCGCATCATCGGCCTGATCCGATTGAACGATTCGCTTCGCCAATCCGATCGCGCACTCCATCGACAGCGGTTCGTTCAGCAGCGTCAACGCTTGCAGCGGCGTGTTCGATCGATTCCGCCGAACGCACGAAACGTTCCCCGGATCGGCATCGAACGCGTCGAGCATCGGATAGGGGACGCTACGGAAGCGGAATGTATAGAGTCCACGACGATAGCGATCCTCGCCGGTCGCTTCGTTCCATGTCTTGGGCCCATAGCTGGCGGGCGGCTCGAACAACAGACCGGGAGCGGGCGGGTAAACCGACGGCCCACCGAGCTTAGTGTTTAGCAATCCGCTAGCCGACAGCGCGATGTCGCGGACGATCTCTGCATCGACGCGGAACCGCGGCCCGCGACCGAGCAGACGGTTGTACGGATCGTCTTCATAAGAGCTCGACTTGGAATCGACCACGCCCTCCGGGCTCACGTTCGACGATTGGCGGTAGGTCGCCGAGGAGACGATCAACCGATGGATCGACTTCAGTTGCCAATCGTTCTCCATCAACTCAACAGCCAGCCAATCCAACAGTTCGCGATGCGATGGCGGGGCGTTCTGCAAGCCGAAGTCGTCGCTCGTCTCGACAAGTCCGATTCCAAAGTAAGCTTGCCAGATCCGATTCACGACCGAACGGGCGGTCGTCGGGGATCGCTTGTCGACCAACCAACGGGCAAACGTCATTCGAGTTGCGGGAGCCGATGGATCCAATGGATGCAAGAACTCCGGCACGCCCGGTTCCACAACCTGCTTGGGGCTAAGAAAGTCGCCTCGATCGAGGATCGATGTCTTCCGCTTGGTGAGCCGCTGCTCCAACACCAATTGGTTCGTCCCCTCGGGGTAGCTCTTCCACAACGCTTCAATCTTTGCGTTGGCATCGGCCCAGTCGGCGACTGTCGTTCGCCAGTAGCTGAACGCAGCCGACAGTGGTTCGGGCGTGTCGAGGTCTGGCGAGTTCGCCAAGATCTCGCGAACCGCATGGGGCACGGGATCAGCAACCGGCGCCGCATCGGTCGTCAACGAAAACCGATAGCGTCCCATCAGGCAATTGTGATTGTCATCGCTGTTCCAACCGCCATGCCGCATCTCGGGCTGGATCGTCAGCACGGTTCCTTGCGGAAACCCAACCGGTTGCTCGAAGACAAAGACCGCCTTACGCGGTTGGTTCCGTCGACCGGGGTCGACATCGGTGCTCCACGCCGTTTTCTTATCCCCATCGATGGCATACGCGATCGACCCGGTGACACGTTTGTCGCCACCTTGGGCCCTGATATTGATCAGGTAATCCGGTTGCGGTGCTTCCGCCGGATTGACGTCGGCGGTCGCCGAAACGATCTTCACCTTGGTCCGCTTCTCGGGCTGATCCAACGGAGCGACATAGACTGTCATTTCTGTCAGTGCCGCTGTCCCGCGAACCGAACGTCCCGGACCGCGTCGCGGCAATTGAGGATGCGTCAGCAATTCGACTCGGATCGCGCTGATCTTTTCCGCGGTGGTCGTCATCCCAAACTGAGGTGCCGAATTTGCCGGAGCGTAACTCTCGCTGACGATCGACGAATCGTCGAGCACGCGAAACTTCTGTCCTTCGTACGGGATGTCGTTAGGCCTCAAGACTTGCCAATCGCCCACCGATTTTTGCGATTCGGCAGCCCACGCTTGCACTTGCTCCCGCCAATCGGGCATCGATGCCTTCAGCTCCGTTTCGATCGCTGCGATCTCCGCCTCGATCGAATCGATCTGCTGCTGCTCGTCAGGCGTATAGACGGGGATGATCGCGTCGTAGGTGTTGTTCAAAAAGGCAAACATGCGGTAGTAGCCTTCGTGCGTCAACGGATCGTATTTATGCGTGTGGCATTGGGCACATTGAGTCGTCAGCCCCAGGACGCTCTTGCCGATCGCATCCATCCGGTCGAACATTCCTTCCATTCGGAATTGTTCCGGGTCGGCGCCCCCCTCTTCGTTGACCATCGAGTTCCGCAGGAAACCGGTGGCGACAAGATTCGCTTGTGTTGCATCGGGAATCAGATCCCCCGCGATCTGTTGAACGATGAAATCGTCGTACGGCATATTCCGATTCAACGCGTCGACGACCCAATCGCGATAGAACCACATCTGACGCGGCGCATCTTTTTCGTAGCCGTTCGAATCGGCATACCGTGCCGCGTCCAACCAGATCCTTCCCCAGCGTTCTCCAAAATGAGGCGAGTTGAGCAGCCGCTGGATCTGCTCCTCAAAGGCGTCGGGCGATCGATCGGCCACAAACGCATCGACCTCCGCGATGCTGGGGGGCAAGCCGATCAAATCGAGACTCAACCGTCGCAGCCACGTCACGCGGTCCGCTTCCGGTGACGGAACCATTCCTTCTTGCAGCAATCGCTGCGATACAAACGCATCGATTGGATTGCGGATCCAATTGCGAAGCGTTTCACAAGCTACGGCTTCCGTGTCGGCAGGCGCTTCGGTCGTGGAAGGCTTTGCCGAATCGACGGCGAAAGGTACTGCGGGGCGTGTCGGCGGAACAAATGCCCAGTGCTGTTCGTATCGGGCTCCCTCAGCGATCCAATTTTGCAGCAACTCGACTTCCTGATCCGTTAACGGTTTGCCGGTCCCCGCCGGCGGCATCTGCAGATCGGGATCGTCCGAAAGGATCCGCGCTACCAATTCGCTCTCCTCCGGTTTGCCGGGGACGATCGTCGACGAATCCGCTGGCGGCGCGATGTCCAACCGCAGATCGGCTTCGCGATGTTCGGGATCGGGACCGTGACAGGCAAAACATTTGTCGGCCAGGATCGGACGGATCGCGCGTCCGAAATCGATAGGCTGTTCCGCTGCGTCAGCGACCGAAAGGATCGAACAACATGCGACAAGCAGCGTGAAATGGCGGATCACGGGTTTACCTGGTGGGAGGCGAGCGTTTAGAGATCGCATTCGGCGCGAACATCAATGCTGAAAGGTGGTAGGAAACTGGAAGGTTGGGCTGACTGTAGAGTTCCTATTCCAACGAGTCGCCGGAGGTCCGAACCCGCGCGGGGCGTTCCGGTAAGCCCTCCCCGAAAAACTCGCTGAAGGCTCGTTTATCGACCCTCCCACGGCATGCCGTGGGAGGGTGAAGTGCGTCGACAGGCACAACCACACCAGCATACACGATTGGAACCACAGTGTCGCGGAAACGCGATCACTGAACCATTGCTTTGATCCGCAGATATTCCCCGTACGACCAGGCTTGGAAGGGGCAGCCGCGCGGGGTGTGAGGCGGTTCGGCATCGGCGACTTCGCTGATATGCCCCAACCCCGCTTGTTGCAAATGTTCCTGCAAGGGTTGCAAGAACCGTTGCTTCGCCTGCGACTTGGCGGCTGCAGAACCACCATGGGCTTTCAACCACGCTTCGACAAACGGGCCCATCAACCACGGCCAGACCGTCCCTTGATGATACGCGGCATCGCGAGTTCGCAGGTCGCCTTGATAGCGCGGCTTGTAATCGGGATGACCGGGGGCGAGCGATCTCAGGCCGATGGGAGTGAGCAATTGAGCTTCGACCGCTTCGACCACGCGTCGGCACTTTTCTTCGTCCAACAGCGCGATCGGCAGCCCGCCGGCGGCGAAGATC
Above is a genomic segment from Rosistilla ulvae containing:
- a CDS encoding PSD1 and planctomycete cytochrome C domain-containing protein, with amino-acid sequence MIRHFTLLVACCSILSVADAAEQPIDFGRAIRPILADKCFACHGPDPEHREADLRLDIAPPADSSTIVPGKPEESELVARILSDDPDLQMPPAGTGKPLTDQEVELLQNWIAEGARYEQHWAFVPPTRPAVPFAVDSAKPSTTEAPADTEAVACETLRNWIRNPIDAFVSQRLLQEGMVPSPEADRVTWLRRLSLDLIGLPPSIAEVDAFVADRSPDAFEEQIQRLLNSPHFGERWGRIWLDAARYADSNGYEKDAPRQMWFYRDWVVDALNRNMPYDDFIVQQIAGDLIPDATQANLVATGFLRNSMVNEEGGADPEQFRMEGMFDRMDAIGKSVLGLTTQCAQCHTHKYDPLTHEGYYRMFAFLNNTYDAIIPVYTPDEQQQIDSIEAEIAAIETELKASMPDWREQVQAWAAESQKSVGDWQVLRPNDIPYEGQKFRVLDDSSIVSESYAPANSAPQFGMTTTAEKISAIRVELLTHPQLPRRGPGRSVRGTAALTEMTVYVAPLDQPEKRTKVKIVSATADVNPAEAPQPDYLINIRAQGGDKRVTGSIAYAIDGDKKTAWSTDVDPGRRNQPRKAVFVFEQPVGFPQGTVLTIQPEMRHGGWNSDDNHNCLMGRYRFSLTTDAAPVADPVPHAVREILANSPDLDTPEPLSAAFSYWRTTVADWADANAKIEALWKSYPEGTNQLVLEQRLTKRKTSILDRGDFLSPKQVVEPGVPEFLHPLDPSAPATRMTFARWLVDKRSPTTARSVVNRIWQAYFGIGLVETSDDFGLQNAPPSHRELLDWLAVELMENDWQLKSIHRLIVSSATYRQSSNVSPEGVVDSKSSSYEDDPYNRLLGRGPRFRVDAEIVRDIALSASGLLNTKLGGPSVYPPAPGLLFEPPASYGPKTWNEATGEDRYRRGLYTFRFRSVPYPMLDAFDADPGNVSCVRRNRSNTPLQALTLLNEPLSMECAIGLAKRIVQSDQADDASRLRFAFRTCVARQPTTNELQTLQNLLDKQRQRIASDEVDAAKIVQSPEAASDDVDQLAAWTLVSRVLLSLDETMTKE